One stretch of Tepidibacter hydrothermalis DNA includes these proteins:
- a CDS encoding peptidase U32 family protein: protein MQKVELLAPAGDLEKLKMAIEYGADAVYLGGEFFGLRAGAKNFTYEQMQEGVKFVHDRDKKLYVTVNVIPHNEDFKGLSEYLKQLEEIGVDAVIVSDPGVLSVVKTVVPDMEVHLSTQANNTNYMSAKFWYNQGVNRIVTARELSFEEIKEIRDNIPEDMEIEAFVHGAMCISYSGRCLISNYMTGRDANRGACAHPCRWQYSLVEEKRPGEYYPVYEDERGTFFFNSKDLCMIEYIPQIIESGIKSLKIEGRMKTSYYVASVVRAYRMAIDEYYKNSEGWKFNPMWLDEIKKASHRDFTTGFYFDKPKSDEQHYGSSSYIRDYDFIGLVKSFDEEKGIATVEQRNRMFVGDKIEIIGPNKETIYTKIDKLWNEKDEEIEVAPHPRQLIKIKFDACVKENYILRKVIEDEK, encoded by the coding sequence ATGCAAAAGGTAGAATTACTAGCTCCAGCTGGAGATTTAGAAAAGTTAAAGATGGCCATTGAATATGGTGCAGATGCTGTATATCTTGGAGGAGAATTTTTTGGACTAAGAGCAGGTGCTAAGAACTTCACTTATGAACAAATGCAAGAAGGTGTGAAGTTCGTTCATGATAGAGATAAAAAGCTATATGTAACAGTTAATGTAATACCTCATAATGAAGATTTTAAAGGATTAAGTGAATATTTAAAGCAACTTGAAGAAATAGGGGTTGATGCTGTAATAGTATCAGATCCGGGAGTTCTATCTGTTGTTAAAACTGTTGTACCTGATATGGAGGTACACTTAAGTACTCAAGCTAATAATACTAACTATATGAGTGCTAAGTTTTGGTATAATCAAGGAGTTAATAGAATAGTAACTGCTAGAGAACTTTCATTTGAGGAAATAAAAGAAATTAGAGATAATATACCTGAGGATATGGAAATAGAAGCATTTGTACATGGTGCTATGTGTATATCATATTCAGGAAGATGTCTTATAAGCAACTATATGACTGGAAGAGATGCAAATAGGGGAGCCTGTGCTCATCCTTGCAGATGGCAGTATTCGCTAGTTGAAGAGAAAAGACCTGGAGAGTATTATCCTGTATATGAAGATGAAAGAGGTACATTCTTCTTTAATTCAAAAGACTTATGTATGATAGAGTACATACCTCAAATAATAGAGTCTGGAATTAAGAGTCTTAAAATAGAAGGTAGAATGAAGACTTCTTATTATGTAGCGTCTGTTGTTAGGGCATATAGAATGGCTATAGATGAGTATTATAAAAATTCTGAAGGATGGAAGTTTAATCCTATGTGGCTTGATGAAATAAAAAAAGCTAGTCATAGAGATTTTACAACTGGTTTTTATTTTGATAAGCCAAAATCGGATGAGCAACATTATGGTTCTAGTTCATATATAAGAGATTACGATTTTATAGGACTTGTTAAATCTTTTGATGAAGAAAAAGGTATAGCAACAGTAGAACAAAGAAACAGAATGTTTGTAGGAGATAAGATAGAAATAATAGGTCCAAATAAGGAGACTATTTACACTAAGATAGATAAATTATGGAATGAAAAAGATGAAGAGATAGAAGTAGCTCCTCATCCTAGACAGTTAATTAAAATTAAGTTTGATGCTTGTGTTAAAGAAAATTATATATTGAGAAAGGTGATAGAAGATGAAAAATAG
- a CDS encoding O-methyltransferase, which translates to MGNIVDEYVEEYIRNTLKESETFLKELEDYASENLVPIVHKEVAEFLKVILKMNQPKRILEVGCAIGYSSMLFANTLNKDCEIITVERNEKMIEKASENIKKYGFDDNITILEGNAEEKLKEVDGQFDMIFIDAAKGQYKLFYDLVIDKLKPGGVLISDNILYKGMVASDKYVIRRKKTIVKRMRTYLDYISNCDYLDTSLIPIGDGVALSYKKGSSLKES; encoded by the coding sequence TTGGGTAATATAGTAGATGAATATGTAGAAGAATATATAAGAAATACATTAAAAGAAAGTGAAACTTTTCTAAAGGAATTAGAAGATTATGCAAGTGAAAATCTAGTCCCTATAGTTCATAAAGAGGTTGCAGAATTTTTAAAAGTTATTTTAAAGATGAACCAGCCTAAAAGGATATTAGAGGTTGGATGTGCAATAGGATATTCTTCTATGTTGTTTGCGAATACTTTGAATAAGGATTGTGAAATAATAACTGTAGAAAGAAATGAAAAAATGATAGAAAAAGCATCAGAAAACATTAAAAAATATGGATTTGATGATAATATAACTATACTTGAAGGCAATGCTGAGGAAAAGTTAAAAGAAGTAGATGGACAGTTTGATATGATTTTTATTGATGCAGCTAAAGGTCAATATAAATTATTTTATGATTTAGTTATAGATAAATTAAAGCCTGGTGGAGTTTTAATATCTGACAATATACTTTACAAGGGTATGGTTGCAAGTGATAAGTATGTTATTAGAAGAAAAAAGACAATAGTTAAGAGAATGAGAACTTATCTAGACTATATAAGCAATTGTGATTATTTAGATACTAGCTTAATACCAATTGGAGATGGTGTGGCTTTAAGTTATAAAAAAGGTTCTTCTTTAAAAGAATCTTAA
- the mltG gene encoding endolytic transglycosylase MltG: MKKVFTMCIFIVLIIASGLVYFNIQTGPYDSSSEKQVLVDIKKGSSLNSVSEILFEKKLIKNKLFFKITAKVNDMDKGIKAGLYKINQSYSNKEILDILNSGRVYKDLVKVTIPEGFEAHQIAERISKLGLVDKNKFMDLVNNPSVFSENYKFLNEEDILSLEGYLFPDTYFFNKSYSEEDVINVMLKRFDEIYTDEYKKVQDEKNLTLNQVISLASIVEREARLDEERNVIAGVFYNRMDIKMPLQSCATVQYILGERKPNLSFDDIKIDSPYNTYKNAGLPPGPIASPGKKSIEAALYPDDVDYLYFVAKKNGSHSFSKTYNEHLKRKAENESE, encoded by the coding sequence ATGAAAAAAGTATTTACTATGTGTATTTTTATTGTACTTATTATAGCATCTGGGTTAGTCTACTTTAATATACAAACAGGTCCTTATGATTCTAGTAGTGAAAAGCAAGTTTTAGTGGATATAAAAAAAGGATCTTCGCTCAATAGTGTTAGTGAAATATTATTTGAAAAAAAACTTATAAAGAACAAATTATTTTTCAAAATAACTGCTAAAGTTAATGATATGGATAAAGGAATAAAAGCTGGTCTTTATAAGATTAACCAATCATATTCAAATAAGGAAATATTGGATATACTAAATTCAGGCAGAGTATATAAAGATTTAGTTAAGGTTACTATTCCAGAAGGTTTTGAAGCACATCAAATTGCGGAAAGGATTTCAAAGTTGGGACTTGTTGATAAAAATAAGTTTATGGACTTAGTAAACAATCCTTCAGTATTTAGTGAAAATTACAAGTTTTTAAATGAGGAAGATATACTATCTCTTGAAGGATATTTATTTCCTGATACGTATTTCTTTAATAAAAGTTATTCTGAAGAAGATGTTATAAATGTAATGCTAAAAAGATTTGATGAAATATATACTGATGAATATAAAAAAGTTCAAGATGAAAAAAATCTTACACTCAATCAAGTAATATCTCTTGCATCTATTGTAGAAAGAGAAGCTAGATTAGATGAGGAAAGAAATGTAATAGCGGGTGTGTTTTACAATAGAATGGATATAAAGATGCCTCTACAATCTTGTGCTACAGTTCAATATATACTTGGAGAGAGAAAACCTAATTTAAGCTTTGATGATATAAAAATAGATTCTCCATATAATACATACAAGAATGCAGGATTACCTCCTGGACCAATAGCGTCACCAGGGAAAAAATCAATAGAAGCAGCTCTTTATCCAGATGATGTAGATTATTTGTATTTTGTAGCAAAGAAAAACGGTAGTCATAGCTTTTCAAAGACGTATAATGAGCATCTAAAAAGAAAAGCAGAAAATGAAAGTGAATAG
- a CDS encoding pyrimidine-nucleoside phosphorylase encodes MRMYDIIKKKRDGIELSKEEINFFVDGYAKSEIPDYQASAFIMAIFLQKMTKQETVYLTDAMMRSGDVIDLSKIDGIKVDKHSTGGVGDKTTITLAPLVASCGAPVAKMSGRGLGHTGGTLDKLEAIPGLSIEMNQDKFTDNVNTHKIAVCGQTATIVPADKKLYALRDVTATVDNISLIASSIMSKKLASGSDAIVLDVKTGSGAFMKELDDSFNLAKEMVDIGNGMDRETIGVITDMDQPLGFAVGNSLEVIEAIETLKGNGPKDFTELCLSLGSYMLILSKVVNTYEEGRKMLEESISSGKALDKLREFIEIQGGNKDVVDNYDLLPGATNKIDVKSIKKGYVSKIEAETVGISAMMLGAGRETKEDELDLGTGIVLKKKVGDMVEEGETLACMYVNDMKKFEAAKERLLSAYTISDQRPVERKLVHGVVTKDGVKRF; translated from the coding sequence ATGAGAATGTATGATATTATAAAGAAAAAAAGAGATGGAATTGAATTATCTAAAGAGGAAATAAACTTTTTTGTAGATGGATATGCTAAATCAGAAATACCTGATTATCAAGCTTCTGCTTTTATAATGGCGATATTCTTACAGAAAATGACTAAACAAGAAACTGTATACTTAACAGATGCTATGATGAGATCTGGAGATGTTATAGATTTATCAAAGATAGATGGAATAAAAGTGGATAAACATAGTACGGGTGGAGTTGGAGATAAAACTACTATAACTTTAGCACCTCTTGTTGCATCTTGTGGAGCACCTGTTGCAAAAATGTCTGGAAGAGGTCTTGGACATACAGGAGGAACTCTTGATAAGCTTGAGGCTATACCTGGACTTTCTATAGAGATGAATCAAGATAAGTTTACAGACAATGTAAACACTCATAAAATAGCTGTATGTGGACAAACGGCTACTATAGTTCCGGCAGATAAAAAACTATATGCTCTAAGAGATGTTACTGCTACTGTAGATAATATATCATTAATAGCTAGTAGTATAATGAGTAAAAAGTTAGCTTCAGGGTCGGATGCTATAGTCCTTGACGTTAAAACTGGTAGTGGTGCTTTTATGAAAGAGCTAGACGATTCATTTAATTTAGCTAAAGAAATGGTCGATATTGGAAATGGCATGGATAGAGAGACTATAGGAGTTATTACTGATATGGATCAGCCACTTGGTTTTGCAGTAGGAAATTCACTTGAAGTAATAGAAGCGATTGAAACATTAAAAGGAAATGGACCAAAGGACTTCACAGAGCTTTGCCTTAGCTTAGGTTCATATATGTTAATTCTATCTAAGGTTGTAAATACATATGAAGAAGGAAGAAAAATGTTAGAAGAATCTATATCTTCTGGAAAAGCTCTTGATAAACTAAGAGAATTTATAGAAATTCAAGGTGGAAATAAGGATGTAGTTGATAATTATGACTTATTACCAGGAGCTACTAACAAGATAGACGTTAAGTCTATCAAAAAAGGTTATGTAAGCAAGATTGAAGCAGAAACAGTTGGTATTAGTGCTATGATGCTTGGAGCAGGTAGAGAGACAAAAGAAGATGAATTAGATCTTGGAACTGGAATAGTACTTAAGAAAAAAGTTGGAGATATGGTAGAAGAGGGTGAAACTTTAGCTTGTATGTATGTTAATGATATGAAAAAGTTTGAAGCAGCTAAAGAAAGACTTCTATCGGCTTATACTATATCAGATCAAAGACCTGTTGAAAGAAAACTTGTTCATGGAGTAGTTACTAAAGATGGAGTAAAAAGATTTTAG
- a CDS encoding purine-nucleoside phosphorylase: protein MKDLITKIKESAEFIKSKAGVNPKIGLILGSGLGVLADEIEDAVKIKYEEIPNFPVSTVEGHAGQLVIGKLQGKDVVAMQGRFHFYEGYTMEAATFPVRVMKALGVETIVVTNAAGGSNKTYVPGDLMIINDHINLGGNNPLMGPNNKELGVRFPDMSTAYTPELISLAKDVAKELNIEVKEGVYTYFTGPTYETPAEIRMVQTMGGDAVGMSTVPEVIVARHSSLKVLGISCITNMAAGILDQPLNHEEVIETTQRVKAQFISLVKNILHKM from the coding sequence ATGAAGGATTTAATTACTAAAATAAAAGAGAGTGCAGAATTCATAAAGTCAAAAGCTGGAGTTAATCCCAAAATAGGATTAATATTAGGATCAGGACTTGGAGTATTAGCAGATGAAATAGAAGATGCTGTTAAAATAAAGTATGAAGAAATACCTAATTTTCCAGTTTCAACAGTAGAAGGTCATGCAGGACAGCTTGTAATAGGTAAATTACAAGGAAAAGATGTTGTTGCAATGCAAGGAAGATTCCATTTTTATGAAGGATATACTATGGAAGCTGCTACATTTCCTGTAAGAGTAATGAAGGCTTTAGGAGTAGAAACAATAGTTGTAACAAATGCTGCAGGTGGATCTAATAAAACTTATGTACCAGGGGACTTAATGATAATAAATGATCATATAAATCTTGGTGGAAACAACCCACTTATGGGACCTAACAACAAGGAGTTAGGAGTTAGATTCCCAGATATGTCAACGGCATATACTCCAGAGCTTATATCTCTTGCTAAAGATGTAGCTAAAGAATTGAATATAGAGGTTAAAGAAGGTGTATATACATACTTTACTGGACCTACTTATGAAACACCAGCGGAAATAAGAATGGTTCAAACTATGGGAGGAGATGCAGTTGGAATGTCTACAGTTCCAGAAGTTATAGTTGCTAGACATTCAAGTCTTAAAGTGTTAGGTATATCTTGTATAACTAATATGGCTGCTGGAATACTAGATCAACCTCTGAATCATGAAGAAGTTATAGAGACTACACAAAGAGTTAAAGCACAATTTATATCTTTAGTGAAGAATATATTACACAAAATGTAA
- a CDS encoding phosphopentomutase — protein MSKRVVLIVMDSVGIGELPDAKKFGDDGVNTLGNIIKAYDDIQIPNLTKLGICNIDGFEQVKEIESPIGAFGKCAEVSQGKDTTTGHWEMVGLRVDEPFKTFPNGFPKDVIDEFESKTGRKVIGNKPASGTAILDELGEQHMKTGEVIVYTSADSVFQIAAHEEIVPLDELYKMCKIARKIMMGDNALARIIARPFVGEPGNFTRTANRRDFSLDPSADTILDNIKESGQDVIAVGKIEDIFNGKGITEAVHTKSNMDGVDQTIEYMKKDNKGFIFTNLVDFDSKYGHRRNVKGYKEAIEELDSRIPEVIENLKDEDILILTADHGNDPTYKGTDHTREYIPVLVYGKSVKNGVNIGIRKTFSDIGATVADILGAKLPSNGESFKNLILK, from the coding sequence ATGAGTAAAAGAGTAGTTTTAATAGTAATGGACAGTGTTGGAATAGGAGAACTTCCAGATGCTAAGAAATTTGGAGATGATGGAGTTAACACATTGGGAAACATAATAAAGGCATATGATGATATACAAATACCTAATTTAACTAAACTAGGTATTTGTAATATCGATGGCTTTGAGCAAGTTAAAGAAATTGAATCTCCAATAGGTGCATTTGGTAAGTGTGCTGAGGTATCTCAAGGAAAGGATACTACAACAGGTCACTGGGAAATGGTAGGACTTAGAGTAGATGAGCCATTTAAGACTTTTCCAAATGGATTTCCTAAAGATGTAATAGATGAATTTGAAAGTAAGACAGGAAGAAAAGTTATAGGAAATAAACCGGCATCAGGTACTGCAATACTTGACGAACTTGGAGAACAGCATATGAAAACAGGAGAGGTAATCGTTTACACATCTGCAGATAGTGTGTTCCAAATTGCAGCTCATGAAGAAATTGTACCTCTTGATGAATTATACAAAATGTGTAAAATAGCAAGAAAAATAATGATGGGAGATAATGCACTTGCAAGAATAATAGCAAGACCATTTGTTGGAGAACCAGGAAACTTTACAAGAACTGCTAATAGAAGAGACTTTTCACTAGATCCTTCTGCAGATACAATACTTGATAATATAAAAGAATCAGGTCAAGATGTAATAGCAGTTGGAAAAATAGAAGATATATTTAATGGAAAAGGTATTACTGAAGCAGTTCATACAAAGAGCAATATGGATGGCGTTGATCAAACTATAGAGTATATGAAAAAGGATAATAAAGGTTTTATATTCACTAACCTAGTAGATTTTGATTCAAAATACGGACATAGAAGAAATGTAAAAGGGTACAAAGAGGCTATAGAGGAATTAGATTCAAGAATTCCAGAAGTTATAGAGAACCTTAAAGACGAAGATATATTGATATTAACTGCTGACCATGGGAACGATCCCACATATAAGGGAACCGATCACACACGTGAATATATTCCAGTTTTGGTATACGGAAAAAGTGTAAAAAATGGAGTAAACATAGGAATTAGAAAAACATTTTCAGATATAGGGGCTACCGTTGCAGATATATTAGGAGCTAAGCTACCAAGTAATGGTGAAAGTTTCAAAAACTTAATTTTAAAATAA
- a CDS encoding tyrosine-type recombinase/integrase: MDNIIDKYIDYIIKDKNLSQNTILSYKSDLKKYINYLNSSDTEYISVSENDIFSFLIYLQKSNTSVSTISRIISSIKSFHEFLFNTRISDNNPARKIKKPKVERPKMDILTQEEVELLLNAPNLKNIKGIRDKAILELFYATGIKVSELIELNIDDLNLNMDYINCVNNKNTRTIPMSNTSKKHTQKYLDDSRTKIIKDENEKALFLNSKGQRFTRQGLWKIIKKYTQDINLDKNVTPTMLRHSFAIHLLKKGANLSVVGKILGNNNLTSLQIYLNHIDKNIRKELKENHPRL, translated from the coding sequence ATGGATAATATAATAGATAAGTATATAGATTACATAATAAAAGATAAGAATCTTTCTCAAAATACTATACTTTCATATAAATCGGATTTGAAAAAATACATAAATTATTTAAATAGTAGTGATACAGAGTATATTAGTGTTAGTGAAAATGATATATTTAGTTTTTTAATATACCTTCAAAAGTCTAATACATCAGTATCTACAATATCTAGAATAATATCATCAATAAAATCATTTCATGAATTTTTATTTAACACTAGGATATCTGATAATAATCCAGCTAGAAAAATCAAAAAACCCAAGGTAGAAAGACCTAAAATGGATATACTAACTCAAGAAGAGGTAGAGCTTCTACTTAATGCACCTAATTTAAAAAATATAAAAGGTATAAGAGACAAGGCTATTTTAGAACTATTTTATGCAACTGGAATTAAGGTTTCTGAATTAATTGAGCTAAATATAGATGATCTTAACTTAAATATGGATTATATAAATTGTGTAAACAATAAAAATACAAGAACTATACCAATGAGTAATACATCTAAAAAACATACACAAAAATATTTAGATGATTCTAGAACGAAGATAATAAAAGATGAAAATGAAAAAGCTTTATTCTTAAATTCAAAAGGTCAAAGATTTACAAGACAGGGTCTTTGGAAGATAATTAAAAAGTATACTCAAGATATAAACTTAGATAAAAATGTGACACCAACTATGTTGAGACATTCTTTTGCTATACATTTGCTTAAAAAAGGAGCAAATTTAAGTGTAGTTGGAAAAATATTGGGTAATAATAATTTAACTAGTCTTCAAATATATTTGAATCATATAGATAAAAATATAAGAAAAGAGTTAAAAGAAAATCATCCAAGATTATAA
- a CDS encoding NUDIX hydrolase, with amino-acid sequence MIFKEETMSSEMIYNGKIINLRVDTVELPEHKYQKREIVEHPGAVGVIAINDKKEIIFVRQFRKPVEDVLLEIPAGKLEEGEEPKECAIRELKEETGYEAKNIKFLNEFYTSAGFSNEKMYLYLATDLQEGECCPDEDEYVDVINVDIKKALEMVSNNEIKDSKTIIGILLSKDLI; translated from the coding sequence ATGATTTTTAAAGAAGAAACTATGAGCTCAGAAATGATATATAATGGAAAAATTATCAACTTAAGAGTGGATACGGTTGAACTTCCTGAGCATAAATATCAAAAAAGAGAGATTGTAGAGCATCCAGGAGCTGTGGGTGTAATAGCTATAAATGATAAAAAAGAAATAATATTTGTAAGACAGTTTAGAAAACCAGTCGAAGATGTTTTATTAGAAATTCCTGCTGGGAAACTTGAAGAAGGAGAAGAACCGAAGGAATGTGCTATAAGAGAATTAAAGGAAGAAACTGGATATGAGGCTAAAAATATAAAGTTTTTGAATGAATTTTATACATCAGCTGGATTTTCTAATGAAAAAATGTACTTGTATTTAGCAACTGATCTGCAAGAAGGTGAATGTTGTCCTGATGAAGATGAATATGTAGACGTTATAAACGTAGATATAAAGAAAGCTTTGGAGATGGTTTCAAATAATGAGATAAAGGATTCTAAAACTATAATAGGAATACTGTTATCAAAAGATTTAATATAA
- a CDS encoding DUF3866 family protein, giving the protein MISKKIGIVQEIISKTEEMEEVKVKIGNSINKAINYPKINSSVNVNDEVLLNTSAVELNLGTGGFHFVIANLNKLESKMSEGGHIMKLRYTPLQVKTFSAEEQESKYHDKIKNFRSLDDMPVIVGTLHSMLVPFAASYKRIDKKKKLVYIMTDGAALPIYLSKNVQNLKKNKLIDNTITIGNAFGGDYECINIYTALILAKEVLNADAVFVCMGPGIVGTSTKYGFTGIEQANILDAVKKLKGKPIAIPRISFADKRDRHFGLSHHTVTILKDIVNANVVVPIGVECTKNKEYVMNQIKESGIDKIHNIVYIDNDKTKSDLEYFNLRVKSMGRSYEEDKEFFNSASSAAYYLLEG; this is encoded by the coding sequence ATGATAAGTAAAAAAATTGGAATAGTACAAGAAATAATATCTAAAACTGAGGAAATGGAAGAAGTTAAGGTTAAAATAGGGAATAGTATAAATAAGGCTATAAACTATCCTAAAATCAATTCTTCTGTAAATGTCAATGATGAAGTGCTATTAAATACAAGTGCTGTAGAACTTAATCTTGGAACAGGAGGATTTCATTTTGTAATAGCGAATTTAAATAAATTAGAGAGCAAAATGAGTGAAGGCGGACATATAATGAAGCTTAGATATACTCCGCTTCAAGTTAAAACATTTTCTGCAGAAGAACAAGAAAGTAAATATCATGATAAAATCAAAAATTTTAGATCGCTTGATGATATGCCAGTTATTGTGGGAACTCTTCACAGTATGCTAGTTCCATTTGCAGCATCATACAAAAGAATTGATAAGAAAAAAAAGTTAGTATACATAATGACTGACGGAGCAGCACTTCCTATATATTTGAGCAAAAATGTACAAAACTTAAAGAAAAATAAATTAATAGATAATACAATCACTATAGGAAATGCATTTGGAGGGGATTATGAATGTATAAATATATACACAGCCTTAATACTTGCAAAAGAAGTTTTAAATGCAGATGCTGTATTTGTATGTATGGGACCTGGTATAGTAGGAACATCTACTAAATATGGATTTACGGGTATAGAACAAGCCAATATACTTGATGCTGTAAAAAAATTAAAAGGAAAACCTATAGCTATACCTAGGATAAGTTTTGCAGATAAAAGGGATAGACATTTTGGACTTAGTCATCATACGGTAACTATATTAAAAGATATTGTTAATGCAAATGTTGTAGTTCCAATTGGAGTAGAATGTACTAAGAATAAAGAGTATGTAATGAATCAAATAAAAGAAAGTGGCATAGATAAAATACACAATATAGTATATATAGACAATGACAAAACAAAATCGGACTTAGAATATTTCAACTTGAGGGTAAAGAGCATGGGTAGGTCTTATGAAGAAGACAAAGAATTTTTTAATTCGGCAAGCTCTGCTGCTTATTATCTATTGGAGGGATAG
- a CDS encoding glycosyl transferase — protein sequence MIYIVFLIGFLGTLLITPYFKSLLIESNIVRKNYRQDLIPVCAGIIFLPMIIINSSILRYFYESNDVYIYLFGIMSMAFIGILDDLIGDRNVSGLKGHFKSLLKGKLTTGGFKALFGGFVALLISVSISSNIVDICVNTLLIALSTNLMNLLDLRPGRAIKGYLFISIILLFTVPMYYPKMMIVVLLSNVLAYFKEDLKANAMMGDTGSNVLGISIGIIIAYNFSFIVRLCVLILLILIHIITEKYSLTKIIENNKLLNYIDMLGR from the coding sequence TTGATTTATATAGTATTTTTAATTGGATTTTTAGGAACTCTATTAATAACGCCTTATTTTAAATCGCTTTTAATAGAAAGTAATATTGTAAGAAAAAACTACAGACAAGATTTGATACCAGTATGTGCTGGTATAATATTTTTACCTATGATTATAATAAATTCGTCTATTTTGAGATATTTTTATGAAAGTAATGATGTGTATATATACTTATTTGGTATAATGAGCATGGCATTTATAGGTATACTTGATGACTTAATAGGAGATAGAAATGTTAGTGGTCTTAAAGGTCATTTTAAAAGTTTACTAAAAGGTAAACTTACAACAGGAGGTTTTAAAGCACTATTTGGAGGTTTTGTAGCTTTATTAATATCAGTTAGTATATCAAGTAATATAGTTGATATATGTGTGAATACACTACTTATTGCATTGTCTACAAATTTAATGAATCTTCTGGATTTAAGACCAGGCAGAGCTATAAAAGGATATTTATTTATTTCAATAATACTTCTTTTTACTGTACCTATGTACTATCCTAAAATGATGATAGTTGTGTTGTTGTCAAATGTACTTGCGTATTTTAAAGAAGACTTAAAAGCAAATGCTATGATGGGAGATACAGGATCTAATGTATTAGGAATATCAATAGGTATAATTATAGCTTATAACTTTTCCTTTATAGTTAGACTTTGTGTGTTAATATTATTGATATTGATTCATATAATTACAGAAAAGTATTCTTTAACAAAAATAATTGAGAATAATAAATTACTAAACTATATAGATATGTTAGGTAGATAA
- a CDS encoding glycosyltransferase family 2 protein encodes MNNKHISIIIPAYNEENKMKATIEGIKDIQCIDDIIIVDDGSTDNTFEIASSYDCVKSLKLDKNMGKGFALNYGLKMAMQNSDIIGFLDADLGETSKDIEKLIYPVLNDECDVTIAKFPPAKKKGGFGMVKKLAKNGVKMLTGEELDSTLSGQRVFKKEVLQNFEEMPFGYGVEVGMTIDILKKGYKINEVLVNMTHNETGRNLKGFIHRGKQFYHINITLLKKILGR; translated from the coding sequence ATGAATAATAAACATATTAGTATAATAATACCTGCTTACAATGAAGAAAATAAAATGAAAGCTACAATAGAAGGAATAAAAGATATACAGTGTATAGATGATATAATAATAGTTGATGATGGATCTACTGACAATACATTTGAAATAGCTTCTTCATATGACTGTGTTAAGTCGTTAAAACTTGATAAGAATATGGGAAAGGGCTTTGCTCTTAACTATGGACTAAAAATGGCTATGCAAAATTCTGATATTATAGGATTCTTGGATGCTGATTTAGGTGAAACATCAAAAGATATAGAAAAACTAATATATCCAGTGTTAAATGATGAGTGCGATGTAACTATTGCAAAATTTCCTCCAGCAAAGAAAAAAGGCGGATTTGGAATGGTTAAAAAGCTTGCAAAAAATGGAGTTAAGATGTTAACTGGGGAAGAATTAGATTCAACTCTATCAGGACAGAGAGTATTCAAAAAAGAAGTCTTACAAAACTTCGAAGAAATGCCATTTGGATATGGGGTTGAAGTTGGAATGACTATTGATATATTAAAAAAAGGATATAAAATAAATGAAGTTTTAGTAAATATGACTCATAATGAAACTGGTAGAAATCTGAAAGGATTTATACACAGAGGAAAGCAGTTTTATCATATCAATATTACGTTACTAAAAAAAATACTAGGGAGGTAA